In the Methanosphaera stadtmanae DSM 3091 genome, ACAAGTTCTGCTAGTGGATCTTGTAATCTTCTTGCAATTGATATTGCACCACGTTCTGTTACATCATAATCTGGAAATTCTTCCCTTGCAAGATTACTTGCTGAATATACTGATGCACCAGATTCATTAACTATCACGTATTTAACCTGTGTATCTTTTATAATATCGGCAATTATCTTCTCAGATTCACGTGAAGCAGTACCATTACCTAGTGCTATTAAATCAACGTTGTATTTATCTATTAATTTTAAAACAACATCTTTTGTTTCAGTTATTTTATTTTGTGGTTGGGTTGGATATACAACAGAGGTGTCTAATACTTTTCCATATTCATCTATTACTGCTAGTTTACAACCTGTTCTGAATGCTGGATCCCATCCTAGTACTACTTTATTTCTTATTGGTGGTTGCATCAATAGTTGTTCTAAATTTTTCTTAAATACTTTTATTGATTTATCCTCTGCAACATCAGTTAGTATTGTTCTTATTTCTCTTTCTATTGCTGGTGCTATTAATCGTTTATATGAATCTTTTATTGCTTTTTTAATGAATTCTGTTGTGTATTTATTATATTCCATTGCCTCTGGTGTTTTTGAATAATTTATTAATACTTCATCCTCTAGGAAGTATTGAATATTCTTTAGTGGTGCTTCTAATTTAACTTTTAATATGTTTTCATTCTCACCCCTATTTATTGCTAAGATTCTATGTTGTGGTATGTCTGAGATATTCTCAGAATAATCATAGTACATTTCATATTCTGATGATTCCTCTTTATTTTTTGATTCAACTATAACTTTTCCTTTTTTAATACTAATATCCCTTATAAATCTTCTAAATGATGCTTTATCCGATATAATATCGGCTATAATATCGTTTGCCCCTTGTTTTGCATCTTCTATTGTTGGTACTTCATCTGTTATGTATTTTTGAGCTTCAGTGTCAATAGAACAATCCATTTTCTGATCATATATTGTTAGAGCTAATTTCTCCAAACCTTTTTCTCTTGCCTTTGCTGCACGTGTAGTTTTCTTTTGTTTATATGGCCTATATAAATCCTCTAATTCAACAAGTGTTTCTACATCATTTATTTCATTTTCCAAATCAAGAGTTAATTTTCCCTGTTTTTCAATACTATTAAGAATATGTCTCTTACGTTCATTAAGTTTTTGAAGATATGTTAATCTTTCATTTAATTTACGTAGAATTTCATCATCTAATCCTCCTGTTGCTTCTTTTCTATATCTTGCAATGAAAGGTATGGTATTATCTTCATTAATAAGACTTATTGCAGCATTTGCTTGCCATGGTTTAATATTTAATTCATTTGCTATTACTTGTTCTATATCAATCATTGTTTCAATCCTTATTATTAAATAAAATGTATGTTTTCATAAATGTTTTAAAAAGAAAGTGTTGTTACTAATTATGATTTTTCTAAATACATACTCTATCAAATAGCCACTTAATTTGAATTTCTCATATATAATTATATCTAGGAAATATTATAAATCTATTCCAAGTTACTAAAAAAAGTATTAAAAAGATGGGGAGAAGTATAGTTTTCAGTACTATTTAATGAAAAACTTAACTCTCCTGTACCATCATCTGTAATTTTCATTTGTGGACATTGTGGATTTAATTGCTCAAGTAATGACCTACCATCACTACTAGACATGAAATGTGGCAGATATCCATTTATATCAACAGGATATACTACTGATGTAACATTATCTCCAGTAATTTGGAAGTTTACAAAGTATGCCCTATGTGTTGCAGTGTTACTTTGATCAAATATGAAATTACCAAGATTATAGAAGATTGGTTTTCCATTATACATTTCAATACCCTCAGTTACGTGGGTATGGGATCCTACAACTGTATCTGCACCTGCATCTATTGCTTTATGGGATATTTTTTCTTGCATTTGATTAGGACTTCTACTATATTCATTACCATAATGCATATATACTATTATAAAGTCAGAACCATTTTCTTTTGCAGCACTTATCTGTTTTGCTGATTCAACATCATCCCATGCAGAATAACCAGGACTTGAATCTCCAGCTACTGGCATTACATCACTACTATATTCCTTAAAATTATCACTATCCATATAATTGAATATTGTAACTTTATGTCCATTTTTTTCAATAACTGCAGGTTGAGTTGCTTCTTGTTTATTTTCTCCTGCTCCAATATGTATTATTCCTGCATTATTAAGATTTTTAATAGAATCTCTCATACCTTCTATACCATAATCAAAAACATGATTATTAGCATTTGCAGATACTACAGTGTAGTTAGTACCATTGACTAAACTAACATATTCAGGATCTGCTTTAAGTGGTACATCTGGTTTTAGAGCATTTCCACTGTTTGTAAATGGATTTTCAGTATTTACTAGTAGAATATCAGACTGTCCTGTTATGTTACTAACATATCTATATGGACTTTCACCACTTGAGAGAACACTAGGCATTTTACGTCCAAACATCACATCCCCTGTTACAGTTATGGATAAATTACCCTTATCTACATTCTTACTTCCAATATTTAATGAGTTATTTGATGTAAAAGGATTATGTACCATTAAAAGTCCACATAAAATTAGAAATAATACTACAAGAATTATTAATCTCTTTTTTAGGGAAATTTTTGACAATGAGTGTAGTATTCCATTATTAGATACTGTGGATTTATTAGTTTTCTTATTTGAGTTACTCATATATTTTCACTAGATTATATTTATGTGAAAAATAGCATTATAATATTTACTACTAGAGTAAATCTATGTTAAAATAAATAATTTCTAATTAAAAAAAAAATAAAAGGAGAATAATTATGGTTTTATTGTAATAGTACCATTTACTGTAGATGGGGCATAAATATCATTAGATAAGTAATTTACTGTGAGTTTTTGTGAACCTTGTGGTAATTTAAGAGTTGTTTTTGCTTGTCCATTTACTAAATTAGCACTTGCAATTACACTACCCATATATACTACATTTACACTTCCTATTTTAACTGGCATATTTTTAGTATCCCATACATCTATAACAAGTGTTGTGTTTGTTGTGGTTTTACTTGTTGTACTTAGTTTTATTGATGTTTTTGTTTTACTAATAGTAACTGATTTTACTACCTGTGAATCTTTATACATTGTGTTGTTAGTAAATTTAAATGTATATTTATGTGCTCCTGCAGTTGGTGTTAAATTAACAATACACATACCATTTACTACATTTGCCCTACTTACAATAGAACCCTTTGTATCATATACTTCTATTGTACCATTATTTATGGATTGTTTATTGAAGTTACGTGTAACTATTTTAAATTGTGTATTTGTTGTAGTAGTATTTAATGTGTATATATCCATAGCTGAGTTATCTTTAACAACATTTATTGTTTTAAGAATAGCTACTTGTCTGTATATATCATCACCAACATATAATATTCTGTATCTATGTGCTCCTGCAGTTGGTGTTAAATTAACAATACACATACCATTTACTACATTTGCCCTACTTACAATAGAACCCTTTGTATCATATACTTCTATTGTACCATTATTTATGGATTGTTTATTGAAGTTACGTGTAACTATTTTAAATTGTGTATTTGTTGTAGTAGTATTTAATGTGTATATATCCATAGCTGAGTTATCTTTAACAACATTTATTGTTTTAAGAATAGCTACTTGTCTGTATATATCATCACCAACATATAATATTCTGTATCTATGTGCTCCTGCAGTTGGTGTCATATTTATTATGTATTCACCATTTACAATATTTCCAGTACTTACAACAACACCTGTTGTAGTATCATTTACCACCATAACACCACTTTTAAGTGGATTTTTAGATGAATCTTTAATGAGTATCTTAAGTGTTGTATTGGTTGTAACAGCCTTTAGTGTGTATAAATCCATACCAACCTTTTCTTTTAAAACATTTATTGTTTTAAGAATAGCTACTTCTTTGTATGTATCATCACCCACATATAATATTCTGTATCTGTGTGCTCCTGCAGTTGGTGTTAAATTTATTATGTATTCACCATTTACAATATTTCCAGTATTTACAACAACACCTGTTGTAGTATCATTTACCACCATAACACCACTTTTAAGTGGATTTTTAGATGAATCTTTAATGAGTATTTTAAGTGTTGTATTTACTGTACTAGCTTTTAATGTGTATAAATCCATACTAATTTTTTCTTTTCTAATATTTAATGATTTTATAATAGTTGATGCGTTATACTTAGTATCACCAAGATATTTTATGGTGTATTTTTGAATTCCTGCTTCTGGTTTTAGATTTATCATGTATGTACCATTTACAAGACTTCCTTTACTTACAAGGTTATCTTCCACATCATACACTTCAATAAGCCCATTTGTTATTGTTTTTCTTTTTGAATCATGTACTCCTACTTTAACTGTTGTATTTGTTGTAATGGAGTTAAGTGTGTATATATCCATACCTGTTGGTTCTTTTGCTGCATCTATTGTTGTTGTGTTAGTTGAAGGCATATATAAGTTTTCATTTCCATCATATACTACTGTAATATCATGTTTTCCTGTAGGTAAATTAAGATTTGTTGTTGCACTACCATCTACTAAGTCAATAGTTGATAATAAGTTTTCATTTTCATAGATTTTTACTGTTTCATTACCAATTTGTGTGTTAAATCTATTTAATCCAGTTATGTTAATTGTAACATTTTTATAACTGTTTTTTAGAACATCAATTATGATATGTGTATCTACTTTGGAAGTAAATGTGTTGTTTATTAGATTAATTTCATGTGGATACAATGCATCTTCTTCTAATTCTTCTGAATCAAGAAGATTTTTCTGTGTTCCACTGATGTATGTATTTTCTACTGTTAGATAGTTAGCTTTACAACTGGAACTAGAATATATTGCATTATTACCTCCATTATTTAATAATCGGGAATTGTTGATGTATGCAACACCATCTTCAGCATATATTGCTCCACCATTACCTGCTGAGTTTTCTGTGAATATGGAGTTATCAATGTATGTTTGTGCATTCCTACTTTTTGGTGCTGTTATGTGTATTGCTCCACCATCATCTGCATTGTTTTGTATGAATATGGAATTAAATACTGTTAATTTAGCACTATTATATATTGCTCCACCAAAGAATGATGCAAAGTTTTTTATGAATGTGGAGTTAATTACTGTTAGATTGTTTTCATTGTATATTGCTCCACCCATCATATATCCATTATTTTCCTCAAAGGTACAGTTTATTACTTCTAATGTTCCATAATTTGATATTGCTCCACCATTACCATCTAATCCACACCCATATACTATTAAATTTTTAATAGTAAGTGTAGTACCTTTATTTACTGTTATAAAATGATTTTCATCATCACTACGTATTTTATTACCATTTCCATTGATTGTTACTTTTGTATTGTTTCCTGAGATATTTAATGTATCATCAGTTGTTGTGATATCTTTTCCTATGGAAATTGTAACTTCTTTATCTTTTGCAGAGTTTATAGTATTTTTTAGTTCATCATAATTATTTACATTACTAGTTGTGTTTTGTGTATCTTGTTTTATTGTTTTTACAGGTGTTTTATCTTTTGATGTGTCTTTTTTATTTTCTAGGTTTTTTGTAGTTTGTTGTGATGTTTTTATATTATCACTACTTTTGATATTATTAGTATCTTCTTTTATATTGGTTTTTTCTATTGAAAGAGATGTATTTGGCATGTCAGCACTAACAGTTGTAGCACTAGATGTTATGTTATCTGTAGCAGATACTGCTGTTAATCCCACAATTAAAAGAACCATTAAAGATAAAAAGAAGATTTTATGCTTGTTTTTTAACATATGAATCAAGTTTTTTTTCTTTTATATGAAAATTTTTACTTTATTTGTTTTAGATTTTTATTTAGCTTAATATGAACTTGTTTTTATTGAAAAAAAAATAACTAAATAAAAACCTCGTAATATTATATATCATATTATTTATTAATAAATCTTTTCTAAAAAAATGAAAATAAAAGGATAAAATTAAAAATAAAAGAAGATATTCTAAAAAAATTAATTTTTCAATAATAAAAAAGAGAATTTACAGATAATCTCTTAAATTAATTACTTTTAATCAAATTTAACCAATACTGTTGTGATTTTTAATTTTAAAGCCTGAGTGATAATTTAAATAAAATTTAATTGAATAAAATTAAGTTTTAAAGTAAAAGTTAAAATATATAAGAAAAAAATAAAGACCAAATATACACACAAAAAATATATTCCAACTAAAAAATCAATTCATAAGTAAATTTTTTTATAGAAATTTAGACATATATAATATACAATAAAAAGAAAAATTTTTCAAAAAAAATAACCACCCTCTTTTTTATAATAATTAAATTACACAAAAACGGAGAATATCAATGGATATAGAAGAAACTATTTATAAATATGCTTTAACTAATGCTATAGAACATGGAAATAAATGTCAAGTAGGATCAGTAATAGGAATGGTAATGTCTAAAAACCCAGAAATGAGAAAAGACCCCAAAACTGTATCACAACTTGCAGGAAAATTAGTTGCAAAAGTAAATAATTTAACACCAGAAGAACAACAAAAAGAAGTGGAATCACTTGGTGGACTAGAACAACATACAAAAAAAGAAGAAAAACCGAAAGGATTACCTGAATTAAAAAATACTGAAGATAAAAAAGTAACACTAAGATTTGCACCAAATCCATCAGGACCACTTCATATTGGACATGCAAGAGCAGCAATACTAAACAAACTATACCAGGAAAAATACAATGGAAAACTAATTCTTAGAATTGAAGATACAGATCCAAAAAGAGTAGAACCAGATGCATATGATGCAATACCACAAGATATTAAATGGTTAGGTATAGAACCAGATGAAATATACACCCAAAGTGACAGACTAGAAATATACTATGAATATGCACAAAAAGCAATAGAAATAGGTGCTGCATATATGTGTAAATGTGATGGTGGAGAATTTAAAAAACTTAAAGATAACTGTCAACCATGTCCATGTAGAAGTCATACCATAGAAGAAAACATGGAATTATGGAATAACTTTGAAAATATGGAAGAAGGAGAAGCAGTACTTCGTATAAAAACAGATATAAATCATAAAAATCCTGCAATACGTGACTGGGTTGCAATGAGAATAGTAAACCAAGAACATCCAAGATTAGGAAATAAATATAAAATCTATCCAATGATGAACTTCTCAGTAACAGTAGATGATCATCTTATGGGAATGACACATGTATTACGTGGAAAAGACCATCTTGCAAACAGTGAAAAACAAACATACCTATACAAACACTTTGGATGGGATGTACCAGAGTTTATTCACTATGGTAGATTAAAAATGGATGATGTAGAACTTAGTACATCTAAAGCAAGAGAAGGTATTGAAAATAAAACATACACTGGATGGGATGATCCAAGACTTGGAACTATACGTGCAATTGCAAGAAGAGGAATTAAAAAAGAAGTACTTTATGATTTAATAGAGGAGATTGGAACAAAACAAGCCGATGCAACAATAAGTTGGAAGAAAATCTATGGATTAAATCGTAACATCATAGAGGAAAACACAAACAGATACTTCTTCATACCAAATGCTGTTAAAGTAGATGTTGAAAATCTACCAAGTTCTAAAACAAACATGACAGTAGAACGTGAACTTCACTATAACAAACCAGAAAAAGGATTTAGAAACTTAACATTTAATGGTAGTGTATACATACCAGAAGATGACTATAAACATGCACAAGATAAAAACATACCATTAAGACTAATGGATTTAATAAATATTAAAATAGAGGAAGATAAAGTAATATATGATAGTGAAACTCTTGAAGATGCACAAGCACAACATGCACGTATTATACAATGGGCACCAGTTGAAACATCCATAAGTGCTACAGTTGTAATGCCAGATAATACTCATGTTACAGGATATATTGAATGTGATGCATCAAATCTAGAAGTTGATGATATGGTACAACTTGAAAGATTTGGATTTGCAAGAGTAGATAAAATAAATGATAATGAAATAACATTCTATTATACACATAACTAAAAAGGTGAAATATATGGCAGTGAAAGTAAATGAATACTATAGTTTAATACAAAACAACTACTTATTTGTAGAAATTGCAAGAAGAGTAGATGAATATCAAAAAGAAAATCCAGATGCAAATCTCATAAAAATGGGAATTGGAGATGTAACAAGACCACTTGCAAAATCAGTAGTTGAAGCATTTAAAAGGGCTGTTGATGAATTAGGTGATGCTGATACATTTAGAGGATATGGTCCAGAACAAGGATATGACTTCTTAATTGAAGATGTTATAGAAAATGATTATAAACCATTAGGAGTAGAACTTAAAAACTCTGAAGTATTTATAAGTGATGGAGCAAAATGTGATACTGGAAATTTCCAGGAACTCTTTTCTAAAGATAATATAATTGCAGTAACAGATCCTGTATATCCTGTATATGTTGATAGTAATGTAATGGCAGGACGTAGTGGTAAAATGGGTGAAGATGGATTCTATGAAAACATAGTATATCTTCCAGCAACTAGTGAAAATGACTTTGTACCATCACTTCCTAGTGAAAAAGTAGATATTATCTATCTATGTTATCCTAACAATCCTACAGGAACAACTCTTACAAAAGAACAATTAAAAGAATGGGTAGATTATGCACATGAAAACGATGCATTAATATTATTTGATGCTGCATATGAATCATTTATTAAAACTCCTGGAATTCCACATAGTATCTTTGAAATTGAAGGTGCAAAAGATGTTGCAGTTGAATTTAGAAGTTATTCAAAAGTAGCAGGATTTACTGGTACTCGTTGTGCTTACTGTGTTGTACCAGAAGAGGTTTATGTTAAAGATGCTAATGGTAATAAAGTACAATTAAATCCATTATGGAATAGAAGACAATCAACTAAATTTAATGGTGTATCATATCCTGTTCAAAGGGCTGCACAGGCAATTTACACACCTGAAGGTAAGAAAGAAATTCAAGAAAATCTTGATTATTATGTTAAAAATGCACAAGTTATTCGAGAAAGTCTTGAAAAAATGGGATTAAAAGTTTATGGAGGAGTAGATTCACCATATATTTGGTTTAAAACACCTAATGATATTGATTCCTGGAGTTTCTTTGATATTTTACTTAAAGAAGCTCATGTTGTAAGTACTCCTGGTGCTGGATTTGGTCCAAGTGGAGAAGGTTATCTTAGATTAACTGCATTTAATACTTATGAAAATACTGTTGAAGCTATGGATAGAATTTCAAAATTAGAATTCTAATTTTTCTACCATAACTTTTTTTATAAAAAAAAATATTTTACCTAAATTGAGGTGTTTTATGATAAATAAAGCCCTATTTTTAAGTAAAATTAAGTATTTTTGAGAAATACTTAAATAATACCTATGATATATCTATCTAAAGGAGATGTAAAATATGACAGAAATACCAAAAGCACCTGTAACTAGAATTGTTAAAAATGCTGGTGCAGAAAGAATAAGTAAAGATGCAGAAGAAAAAATCGTTGAAGCTGTAGAAGCTTATGCTGACAAATTAGCATCCGCAGTTATTGATTTAGCAAAACATGCTGACCGCAAAACTATACAAGCTGAAGACGTAGAATTAGCTTTAAAACATTTTAACTAATTCTCTTCCTTCTTTAACCTTTATGTTCTAATTTTAAATTTAATATTTATTTTTTTTATTTCAAAAATAAGTTATTTCTATTTATCATACTAATTTTCTAAAAAAAAAGTTAAAAATTGGAAATTTAGTTTTTATTTCCTGATTTTATACCCATGAGTGATAATAGTATTGCTATTATACATAGTATTGTTGATAGTATCATTGTTACTTGGCTACTTAGTATTAGTTGTGGATAATGTTGTGGTATTATTGGAACGTTACCCATTATATATGCAAATACTAGTGTTAAAAGTCCTAGACTAAATGATTGTCCTATTGTTCTTACTGTGGATAGAGATGCTGATGCTGTTGCTATGTCTTTTTTATCAACTGATCCTAGTATTACATTGTTGTTTGGTGTTGAAAATAGACTAAATCCAACTCCTTGTAGTATCATTGATATGAATATCATATATAATGGTGTTGTTTCATCTAAGAAACACAGTATAACCAGTGCTATTGATACTATTATCATTCCTATTGCTGCTAGTATTTGTGGATTGATTTTATCTGATAGTCTTCCTGCTATTGGTGCACCTATTGCCATGATTAGTGGTGTGACAATAAGTATTAGTCCTGTTGTTTCTGGACTAAATCCATTTAAGTATTGTAGATGATAATTTAAAATAT is a window encoding:
- a CDS encoding histone family protein, producing the protein MTEIPKAPVTRIVKNAGAERISKDAEEKIVEAVEAYADKLASAVIDLAKHADRKTIQAEDVELALKHFN
- a CDS encoding CapA family protein translates to MSNSNKKTNKSTVSNNGILHSLSKISLKKRLIILVVLFLILCGLLMVHNPFTSNNSLNIGSKNVDKGNLSITVTGDVMFGRKMPSVLSSGESPYRYVSNITGQSDILLVNTENPFTNSGNALKPDVPLKADPEYVSLVNGTNYTVVSANANNHVFDYGIEGMRDSIKNLNNAGIIHIGAGENKQEATQPAVIEKNGHKVTIFNYMDSDNFKEYSSDVMPVAGDSSPGYSAWDDVESAKQISAAKENGSDFIIVYMHYGNEYSRSPNQMQEKISHKAIDAGADTVVGSHTHVTEGIEMYNGKPIFYNLGNFIFDQSNTATHRAYFVNFQITGDNVTSVVYPVDINGYLPHFMSSSDGRSLLEQLNPQCPQMKITDDGTGELSFSLNSTENYTSPHLFNTFFSNLE
- a CDS encoding Tex family protein: MIDIEQVIANELNIKPWQANAAISLINEDNTIPFIARYRKEATGGLDDEILRKLNERLTYLQKLNERKRHILNSIEKQGKLTLDLENEINDVETLVELEDLYRPYKQKKTTRAAKAREKGLEKLALTIYDQKMDCSIDTEAQKYITDEVPTIEDAKQGANDIIADIISDKASFRRFIRDISIKKGKVIVESKNKEESSEYEMYYDYSENISDIPQHRILAINRGENENILKVKLEAPLKNIQYFLEDEVLINYSKTPEAMEYNKYTTEFIKKAIKDSYKRLIAPAIEREIRTILTDVAEDKSIKVFKKNLEQLLMQPPIRNKVVLGWDPAFRTGCKLAVIDEYGKVLDTSVVYPTQPQNKITETKDVVLKLIDKYNVDLIALGNGTASRESEKIIADIIKDTQVKYVIVNESGASVYSASNLAREEFPDYDVTERGAISIARRLQDPLAELVKIDPKSIGVGQYQHDMNAKKLDESLEGIVERSVNNVGVDLNTASATLMEHVAGVSSKIAKNIVEYRQTHGLFVDRNQLLKVPGIGAKTFEQCAGFMRIYSPKNVLDTTCVHPESYDTTLALLSIYGYDLDDVRNGGVNIEVDDIEKMANELDVGEWTLRDIIDELRKPGRDPREKLDAPQLRSDVIDIEDLEEGMILEGVVRNVVDFGAFVDIGVHQDGLVHISELIEDKFVRHPMDIVNVGDIVEVRVLSVDIERSRISLSMIL
- a CDS encoding glutamate--tRNA ligase, translating into MDIEETIYKYALTNAIEHGNKCQVGSVIGMVMSKNPEMRKDPKTVSQLAGKLVAKVNNLTPEEQQKEVESLGGLEQHTKKEEKPKGLPELKNTEDKKVTLRFAPNPSGPLHIGHARAAILNKLYQEKYNGKLILRIEDTDPKRVEPDAYDAIPQDIKWLGIEPDEIYTQSDRLEIYYEYAQKAIEIGAAYMCKCDGGEFKKLKDNCQPCPCRSHTIEENMELWNNFENMEEGEAVLRIKTDINHKNPAIRDWVAMRIVNQEHPRLGNKYKIYPMMNFSVTVDDHLMGMTHVLRGKDHLANSEKQTYLYKHFGWDVPEFIHYGRLKMDDVELSTSKAREGIENKTYTGWDDPRLGTIRAIARRGIKKEVLYDLIEEIGTKQADATISWKKIYGLNRNIIEENTNRYFFIPNAVKVDVENLPSSKTNMTVERELHYNKPEKGFRNLTFNGSVYIPEDDYKHAQDKNIPLRLMDLINIKIEEDKVIYDSETLEDAQAQHARIIQWAPVETSISATVVMPDNTHVTGYIECDASNLEVDDMVQLERFGFARVDKINDNEITFYYTHN
- a CDS encoding LL-diaminopimelate aminotransferase; the encoded protein is MAVKVNEYYSLIQNNYLFVEIARRVDEYQKENPDANLIKMGIGDVTRPLAKSVVEAFKRAVDELGDADTFRGYGPEQGYDFLIEDVIENDYKPLGVELKNSEVFISDGAKCDTGNFQELFSKDNIIAVTDPVYPVYVDSNVMAGRSGKMGEDGFYENIVYLPATSENDFVPSLPSEKVDIIYLCYPNNPTGTTLTKEQLKEWVDYAHENDALILFDAAYESFIKTPGIPHSIFEIEGAKDVAVEFRSYSKVAGFTGTRCAYCVVPEEVYVKDANGNKVQLNPLWNRRQSTKFNGVSYPVQRAAQAIYTPEGKKEIQENLDYYVKNAQVIRESLEKMGLKVYGGVDSPYIWFKTPNDIDSWSFFDILLKEAHVVSTPGAGFGPSGEGYLRLTAFNTYENTVEAMDRISKLEF